One Syngnathus acus chromosome 13, fSynAcu1.2, whole genome shotgun sequence genomic window carries:
- the LOC119132186 gene encoding NACHT, LRR and PYD domains-containing protein 3-like isoform X2, producing the protein MALDTKSKELLWRTLRQLEQDDFTNFQFHMHPGDVDRNANHVDIAEQLEKKHGKNAVEETIKILKTINNYNLAQKLRSDVAQIKVDDLVSEFKMELQDNLRVGYFNAPESNTELSQQKLLEDVYTELYITRGVDGLPNKQHEVLQMEMCDKDKESIEECDIFGSERPIRTMVTVGFAGIGKSFLVRKFVLDWASGRTNRDVHFIFPFTFRKLNLEKEKSFSLAELIHHSIWESKDNKMLDYIFARLQNSGKCHYQCSDIKILFVLDGLDECRLNLDLSDRRKVAVDVTQAYPVEVLLAHLIKRNLLPGARVWITTRPQAASNIPPHLVDSRTEVKGFSDSQRVDYFRKRFPDEQYIIKHIQKSRTIFIMCHMPIFCWLTATVLQDYRDTGKGGGLPKTLTEMYTEFLLYHLDKSKERESQKHIEYVKAMAKLAFQHLIKNQQIFTERELQESGLDYLPAAKYSGVFTKVFKEVPPLKKYQGRTMFQFIHLTIQEYLAALYVMMSLFQDNKNVLGNHWMHFRKTPLTRVHEAAIHKASESDGNLDMFLRFLLGLSLQCNQDLLGELLKAPKNSRHSSAGTVRLIKQQIEQNSPEENINLFYCLSELKDESLLEEIQQYLSSGYLSTEDLSPAMWSALVFVLRASNEAMSCFDLKHYCASERGLLMLLPVVKASQKSVVSGYKLSRKSCLMLASVLSSPCNLRHLDLSNNDLCDDKLEALATGLAKPQCTLQVLGLNNCNLSKKSCEVLASILSSSCSLRDLDLGDNKLYDNGLYELTYGLAKPQCTLQVLRLSHCNLSKKGCQGLAYVLGSLCNLRELHLSDNDLYNEGVETLAVGLGKPQCTLQVLRLSRCNLSKKSCEVLASVLRSPCNLRDLDLSYNLLYNDGLEALAGGLAKPQCTLQVLGLKSCMITTPGCVSLAKALRSNPFHLQELDLNNNNYGKKGKQALVEVQMDPCCSLKTVRFAVTPYVPYARCQPWIIGECSGQREMFCLTMKRYG; encoded by the exons ATGGCTCTGGATACCAAGAGCAAGGAGCTGCTGTGGAGAACGCTGAGGCAGCTGGAGCAGGACGACTTCACAAACTTCCAGTTCCATATGCACCCCGGTGACGTCGACCGCAACGCAAACCACGTGGACATCGCCGAACAGCTGGAGAAGAAGCACGGCAAAAACGCTGTGGAGGAGACCATCAAGATTCTGAAAACGATCAACAACTACAATCTGGCCCAGAAGCTGCGCAGCGACGTGGCGCAAATCAAAG TGGACGACCTGGTCAGCGAATTCAAGATGGAGCTGCAAGACAACCTGCGGGTGGGCTACTTCAACGCTCCTGAGAGCAACACGGAGCTCAGCCAGCAGAAGCTTCTGGAGGACGTCTACACCGAGCTCTACATTACCCGCGGCGTCGACGGTCTTCCCAACAAGCAGCATGAGGTCCTTCAGATGGAAATGTGCGATAAGGACAAGGAGTCCATTGAAGAGTGCGACATCTTCGGAAGCGAGAGGCCCATCCGCACTATGGTCACCGTGGGCTTCGCGGGCATCGGGAAAAGCTTCCTGGTGCGCAAGTTTGTCCTGGACTGGGCCAGCGGGAGAACCAACAGAGACGTGCACTTCATCTTTCCTTTCACCTTCCGCAAGTTGAACTTGGAGAAGGAGAAAAGCTTTTCGCTGGCAGAGCTCATCCACCACTCCATCTGGGAGAGCAAGGACAACAAGATGCTGGACTACATCTTTGCCAGGCTGCAGAACTCGGGAAAGTGCCACTACCAATGCAGCGACATCAagattttgtttgtgctggaCGGCCTGGACGAGTGCCGCCTCAACCTGGACCTGAGCGACAGGCGCAAGGTGGCCGTGGACGTGACCCAAGCCTACCCCGTGGAGGTGCTCCTGGCGCATCTCATCAAGCGTAACCTGCTTCCCGGCGCACGGGTTTGGATCACCACGCGGCCCCAGGCGGCCAGCAACATCCCACCGCACCTGGTGGACAGCAGAACCGAGGTGAAGGGCTTCAGTGACTCCCAGAGGGTGGACTACTTCAGGAAGAGGTTCCCTGACGAGCAATACATCATCAAGCACATCCAGAAATCCCGCACCATTTTCATCATGTGCCACATGCCCATCTTCTGCTGGCTCACCGCCACTGTTCTCCAAGATTATCGGGACAccggaaaggggggggggctaccCAAAACCCTGACCGAGATGTACACAGAGTTCCTGCTCTATCACCTGGACAAGTCCAAGGAGCGAGAGAGCCAGAAGCACATCGAGTACGTCAAAGCGATGGCAAAGCTTGCTTTTCAGCACCTGATTAAAAATCAACAGATCTTCACCGAGAGAGAGTTGCAGGAAAGCGGCTTGGATTACCTGCCGGCCGCAAAATACTCGGGAGTCTTCACCAAGGTCTTCAAGGAGGTACCCCCGCTCAAGAAATACCAAGGCCGCACGATGTTTCAGTTCATCCACCTGACCATCCAGGAATATCTGGCCGCTCTGTATGTGATGATGAGCCTGTTCCAGGACAACAAGAACGTGCTGGGAAACCACTGGATGCATTTTAGAAAGACGCCGCTCACTCGGGTCCATGAGGCGGCCATCCACAAAGCCTCAGAGAGTGACGGAAACCTGGACATGTTCCTCCGCTTCCTGTTGGGCCTCTCCTTGCAGTGCAACCAGGACCTTCTGGGTGAGCTGCTGAAGGCGCCAAAGAACTCCAGACACAGCAGCGCAGGAACGGTCCGCTTGATCAAGCAACAGATAGAGCAGAACTCTCCCGAGGAGAACATCAATTTGTTCTACTGCCTGAGCGAGCTGAAGGACGAGTCCCTGCTTGAGGAGATCCAACAATACCTAAGCTCGGGGTACTTGTCCACGGAGGACCTATCTCCGGCCATGTGGTCGGCCCTGGTCTTCGTCTTACGGGCTTCCAACGAAGCCATGAGCTGCTTTGACCTGAAGCATTACTGTGCATCCGAGAGGGGGCTCCTGATGCTGCTGCCGGTGGTCAAGGCTTCTCAAAAATCAGT GGTCTCGGGctacaaactgagcaggaaaagctGTTTGATGCTGGCCTCCGTTCTAAGCTCGCCCTGCAACCTGAGGCATCTGGATCTCAGCAACAACGACTTGTGTGACGACAAGCTGGAGGCGCTCGCCACTGGACTGGCAAAACCGCAGTGTACCCTGCAAGTCCTCGG gctcAACAACTGCAACctgagcaagaaaagctgTGAAGTGCTGGCCTCCATTCTAAGCTCGTCCTGCAGCCTGAGGGATCTGGATCTTGGCGACAACAAATTGTATGACAACGGGCTCTATGAGCTTACTTACGGACTGGCAAAGCCGCAGTGTACCTTGCAAGTCCTCAG gctTTCGCACTGCAACCTGAGCAAGAAAGGCTGCCAGGGGCTGGCCTATGTTCTAGGCTCACTCTGCAACCTGAGGGAACTGCATCTCAGCGACAACGACTTGTACAACGAAGGGGTGGAGACGCTCGCCGTTGGACTGGGAAAGCCGCAGTGTACCTTGCAAGTCCTCAG gctcTCGCGCTGCAACctgagcaagaaaagctgcgAGGTGCTGGCCTCCGTTCTAAGATCGCCCTGCAACCTTAGGGATCTGGATCTCAGCTATAACCTCTTGTACAACGACGGGCTGGAGGCCCTCGCCGGCGGACTAGCAAAACCGCAGTGTACCTTGCAAGTCCTCGG GCTCAAGTCCTGCATGATCACCACACCAGGATGCGTCTCACTGGCCAAGGCTCTCCGGTCCAACCCCTTCCACCTCCAAGAGCTAGACCTGAACAACAATAATTACggaaagaaaggaaagcaGGCCTTGGTGGAGGTCCAAATGGATCCTTGCTGCAGTCTGAAGACAGTCAG GTTTGCTGTGACGCCATATGTGCCTTACGCTAGATGCCAGCCTTGGATCATTGGTGaatgttctggacagagggaaatgttttgcctgacaatgaaaagatatggttAG
- the LOC119132186 gene encoding NACHT, LRR and PYD domains-containing protein 12-like isoform X1, producing the protein MALDTKSKELLWRTLRQLEQDDFTNFQFHMHPGDVDRNANHVDIAEQLEKKHGKNAVEETIKILKTINNYNLAQKLRSDVAQIKVDDLVSEFKMELQDNLRVGYFNAPESNTELSQQKLLEDVYTELYITRGVDGLPNKQHEVLQMEMCDKDKESIEECDIFGSERPIRTMVTVGFAGIGKSFLVRKFVLDWASGRTNRDVHFIFPFTFRKLNLEKEKSFSLAELIHHSIWESKDNKMLDYIFARLQNSGKCHYQCSDIKILFVLDGLDECRLNLDLSDRRKVAVDVTQAYPVEVLLAHLIKRNLLPGARVWITTRPQAASNIPPHLVDSRTEVKGFSDSQRVDYFRKRFPDEQYIIKHIQKSRTIFIMCHMPIFCWLTATVLQDYRDTGKGGGLPKTLTEMYTEFLLYHLDKSKERESQKHIEYVKAMAKLAFQHLIKNQQIFTERELQESGLDYLPAAKYSGVFTKVFKEVPPLKKYQGRTMFQFIHLTIQEYLAALYVMMSLFQDNKNVLGNHWMHFRKTPLTRVHEAAIHKASESDGNLDMFLRFLLGLSLQCNQDLLGELLKAPKNSRHSSAGTVRLIKQQIEQNSPEENINLFYCLSELKDESLLEEIQQYLSSGYLSTEDLSPAMWSALVFVLRASNEAMSCFDLKHYCASERGLLMLLPVVKASQKSVVSGYKLSRKSCLMLASVLSSPCNLRHLDLSNNDLCDDKLEALATGLAKPQCTLQVLGLNNCNLSKKSCEVLASILSSSCSLRDLDLGDNKLYDNGLYELTYGLAKPQCTLQVLRLSHCNLSKKGCQGLAYVLGSLCNLRELHLSDNDLYNEGVETLAVGLGKPQCTLQVLRLDGCKLSKKSCEMLASVLGLPRNLRHLDLSYNDLYDDGLKALAAGLAKPQCTLQVLGLSRCNLSKKSCEVLASVLRSPCNLRDLDLSYNLLYNDGLEALAGGLAKPQCTLQVLGLKSCMITTPGCVSLAKALRSNPFHLQELDLNNNNYGKKGKQALVEVQMDPCCSLKTVRFAVTPYVPYARCQPWIIGECSGQREMFCLTMKRYG; encoded by the exons ATGGCTCTGGATACCAAGAGCAAGGAGCTGCTGTGGAGAACGCTGAGGCAGCTGGAGCAGGACGACTTCACAAACTTCCAGTTCCATATGCACCCCGGTGACGTCGACCGCAACGCAAACCACGTGGACATCGCCGAACAGCTGGAGAAGAAGCACGGCAAAAACGCTGTGGAGGAGACCATCAAGATTCTGAAAACGATCAACAACTACAATCTGGCCCAGAAGCTGCGCAGCGACGTGGCGCAAATCAAAG TGGACGACCTGGTCAGCGAATTCAAGATGGAGCTGCAAGACAACCTGCGGGTGGGCTACTTCAACGCTCCTGAGAGCAACACGGAGCTCAGCCAGCAGAAGCTTCTGGAGGACGTCTACACCGAGCTCTACATTACCCGCGGCGTCGACGGTCTTCCCAACAAGCAGCATGAGGTCCTTCAGATGGAAATGTGCGATAAGGACAAGGAGTCCATTGAAGAGTGCGACATCTTCGGAAGCGAGAGGCCCATCCGCACTATGGTCACCGTGGGCTTCGCGGGCATCGGGAAAAGCTTCCTGGTGCGCAAGTTTGTCCTGGACTGGGCCAGCGGGAGAACCAACAGAGACGTGCACTTCATCTTTCCTTTCACCTTCCGCAAGTTGAACTTGGAGAAGGAGAAAAGCTTTTCGCTGGCAGAGCTCATCCACCACTCCATCTGGGAGAGCAAGGACAACAAGATGCTGGACTACATCTTTGCCAGGCTGCAGAACTCGGGAAAGTGCCACTACCAATGCAGCGACATCAagattttgtttgtgctggaCGGCCTGGACGAGTGCCGCCTCAACCTGGACCTGAGCGACAGGCGCAAGGTGGCCGTGGACGTGACCCAAGCCTACCCCGTGGAGGTGCTCCTGGCGCATCTCATCAAGCGTAACCTGCTTCCCGGCGCACGGGTTTGGATCACCACGCGGCCCCAGGCGGCCAGCAACATCCCACCGCACCTGGTGGACAGCAGAACCGAGGTGAAGGGCTTCAGTGACTCCCAGAGGGTGGACTACTTCAGGAAGAGGTTCCCTGACGAGCAATACATCATCAAGCACATCCAGAAATCCCGCACCATTTTCATCATGTGCCACATGCCCATCTTCTGCTGGCTCACCGCCACTGTTCTCCAAGATTATCGGGACAccggaaaggggggggggctaccCAAAACCCTGACCGAGATGTACACAGAGTTCCTGCTCTATCACCTGGACAAGTCCAAGGAGCGAGAGAGCCAGAAGCACATCGAGTACGTCAAAGCGATGGCAAAGCTTGCTTTTCAGCACCTGATTAAAAATCAACAGATCTTCACCGAGAGAGAGTTGCAGGAAAGCGGCTTGGATTACCTGCCGGCCGCAAAATACTCGGGAGTCTTCACCAAGGTCTTCAAGGAGGTACCCCCGCTCAAGAAATACCAAGGCCGCACGATGTTTCAGTTCATCCACCTGACCATCCAGGAATATCTGGCCGCTCTGTATGTGATGATGAGCCTGTTCCAGGACAACAAGAACGTGCTGGGAAACCACTGGATGCATTTTAGAAAGACGCCGCTCACTCGGGTCCATGAGGCGGCCATCCACAAAGCCTCAGAGAGTGACGGAAACCTGGACATGTTCCTCCGCTTCCTGTTGGGCCTCTCCTTGCAGTGCAACCAGGACCTTCTGGGTGAGCTGCTGAAGGCGCCAAAGAACTCCAGACACAGCAGCGCAGGAACGGTCCGCTTGATCAAGCAACAGATAGAGCAGAACTCTCCCGAGGAGAACATCAATTTGTTCTACTGCCTGAGCGAGCTGAAGGACGAGTCCCTGCTTGAGGAGATCCAACAATACCTAAGCTCGGGGTACTTGTCCACGGAGGACCTATCTCCGGCCATGTGGTCGGCCCTGGTCTTCGTCTTACGGGCTTCCAACGAAGCCATGAGCTGCTTTGACCTGAAGCATTACTGTGCATCCGAGAGGGGGCTCCTGATGCTGCTGCCGGTGGTCAAGGCTTCTCAAAAATCAGT GGTCTCGGGctacaaactgagcaggaaaagctGTTTGATGCTGGCCTCCGTTCTAAGCTCGCCCTGCAACCTGAGGCATCTGGATCTCAGCAACAACGACTTGTGTGACGACAAGCTGGAGGCGCTCGCCACTGGACTGGCAAAACCGCAGTGTACCCTGCAAGTCCTCGG gctcAACAACTGCAACctgagcaagaaaagctgTGAAGTGCTGGCCTCCATTCTAAGCTCGTCCTGCAGCCTGAGGGATCTGGATCTTGGCGACAACAAATTGTATGACAACGGGCTCTATGAGCTTACTTACGGACTGGCAAAGCCGCAGTGTACCTTGCAAGTCCTCAG gctTTCGCACTGCAACCTGAGCAAGAAAGGCTGCCAGGGGCTGGCCTATGTTCTAGGCTCACTCTGCAACCTGAGGGAACTGCATCTCAGCGACAACGACTTGTACAACGAAGGGGTGGAGACGCTCGCCGTTGGACTGGGAAAGCCGCAGTGTACCTTGCAAGTCCTCAG GCTCGACGGCTGCAAActgagcaagaaaagctgcgAGATGCTGGCCTCCGTTCTAGGCTTGCCTCGCAACCTGAGGCATCTGGATCTCAGCTACAACGACTTATACGACGATGGGCTGAAGGCACTCGCTGCCGGACTGGCAAAGCCGCAGTGTACCTTGCAAGTCCTCGG gctcTCGCGCTGCAACctgagcaagaaaagctgcgAGGTGCTGGCCTCCGTTCTAAGATCGCCCTGCAACCTTAGGGATCTGGATCTCAGCTATAACCTCTTGTACAACGACGGGCTGGAGGCCCTCGCCGGCGGACTAGCAAAACCGCAGTGTACCTTGCAAGTCCTCGG GCTCAAGTCCTGCATGATCACCACACCAGGATGCGTCTCACTGGCCAAGGCTCTCCGGTCCAACCCCTTCCACCTCCAAGAGCTAGACCTGAACAACAATAATTACggaaagaaaggaaagcaGGCCTTGGTGGAGGTCCAAATGGATCCTTGCTGCAGTCTGAAGACAGTCAG GTTTGCTGTGACGCCATATGTGCCTTACGCTAGATGCCAGCCTTGGATCATTGGTGaatgttctggacagagggaaatgttttgcctgacaatgaaaagatatggttAG